Proteins encoded in a region of the Marinobacter arenosus genome:
- a CDS encoding DUF2845 domain-containing protein yields the protein MSNYRHLIALLVLSALASSAQGALRCGSSLVSDDAWPIEVEESCGPPDYIAEYPSATVPGLGVVQTEMHWYYNPGPQRFIRRLTFRNGKLAQVENLGYGFHTTNMDTCAPSTLRHVQNEYELIARCGEPASRRIEWQLPTPRRRSETWQVLQPVLVQEWLYDFSSNQFRQVVTLKNGKVVGIESRKGR from the coding sequence ATGAGCAACTATCGACACCTTATCGCGCTGCTGGTTTTGAGCGCCCTCGCCTCAAGTGCGCAGGGCGCACTGCGCTGCGGTTCATCGCTGGTAAGCGACGATGCCTGGCCGATTGAGGTCGAGGAGAGCTGCGGGCCGCCGGACTATATCGCCGAATACCCTTCCGCAACCGTGCCCGGACTGGGCGTGGTTCAAACCGAAATGCACTGGTACTACAACCCGGGACCGCAGAGGTTTATCCGCCGCCTTACCTTTCGAAACGGCAAGCTGGCACAGGTCGAAAATCTGGGATATGGCTTCCATACCACGAACATGGATACCTGTGCTCCCAGTACGCTACGACACGTTCAAAACGAGTACGAACTGATCGCCCGCTGTGGCGAACCCGCCTCCAGAAGGATTGAATGGCAGCTCCCCACCCCGCGCAGGCGATCGGAAACCTGGCAAGTGCTTCAACCTGTGCTTGTCCAGGAGTGGCTATACGACTTTTCAAGCAACCAGTTTCGCCAGGTTGTCACCCTGAAAAACGGCAAGGTAGTCGGCATCGAATCCCGCAAAGGCCGCTGA
- a CDS encoding DUF3604 domain-containing protein has translation MTDSAWAQFKPSRESLSDQYPGKAYSPYAQRSFPDRVYWGDTHLHTGLSVDAGLFGARLGLDEAYRFARGEEVMASSGQPAKLSRPLDWLVIADHSDAMGFFIDLANGKPEVIKFDQGKRWYEELQKGGEASANAALDLIATFSQGKIDPEMMKEYSPGGKTYQTIWQKVVDAAERFNEPGHFTTIIGFEWTSLVAGDNLHRNVLFRDGAEKASQIVPYTTQPPIGSTDPLDLYAWLDNYEKTTGGSVLALAHNGNLSNGIMFPVEAQYTGKEIDSDYVRLRGKWEPMYEITQIKGDGEAHPLLSPDDAFADYETWDAGNLDLSKAKTDDMLQYEYAREALKNGLKLEMRHGTNPYKFGLIGSTDSHTALSAIEEDNFFGKATNVEPNPKRMEHPFTKTEQGVFEGYELTASGYTGVWATENTRAAIFDAMERKEVYGTTGPRMLVRFFGGWDYTPEDMNSRQPALRGYEKGVPMGDDLPDRTGDSAPTFMVYALRDPIGANLDRIQIVKGWLDSDGETHEKVYDVAWSPGREPDAEGVLPPVGNTVDIENANWMNTIGASELGTVWSDPEFDASQSAFYYARVLEIPTPRWVVYDAMRFDVDIPEGAETSGQERAYTSPIWYSPE, from the coding sequence ATGACCGATTCCGCGTGGGCCCAATTCAAGCCGTCGCGGGAGTCACTGTCTGACCAATACCCGGGCAAGGCCTACTCGCCCTACGCGCAACGGAGCTTCCCGGATCGCGTGTACTGGGGCGACACGCACCTGCATACCGGATTGTCCGTCGATGCAGGCCTCTTCGGCGCACGGCTTGGACTCGATGAAGCCTACCGGTTTGCGCGCGGGGAGGAGGTAATGGCCTCCAGCGGACAGCCTGCGAAACTCTCGCGACCGTTGGACTGGCTGGTGATTGCCGATCACTCGGACGCAATGGGATTTTTCATTGATCTTGCCAATGGCAAGCCTGAGGTTATCAAGTTCGATCAGGGCAAACGCTGGTACGAGGAGTTGCAGAAGGGCGGTGAGGCTTCAGCCAATGCGGCGCTTGACTTGATCGCGACGTTTTCCCAGGGAAAGATTGATCCTGAGATGATGAAGGAGTACTCGCCGGGAGGAAAAACCTACCAGACGATCTGGCAGAAGGTTGTAGATGCTGCCGAGCGCTTTAATGAGCCGGGTCATTTCACAACCATTATCGGTTTCGAGTGGACCTCCCTGGTTGCGGGCGACAATCTTCACCGCAATGTGTTGTTCCGCGATGGTGCCGAAAAAGCGAGCCAGATTGTGCCCTACACAACTCAGCCGCCCATCGGGTCGACCGATCCCCTGGATTTGTACGCGTGGTTGGATAACTATGAGAAAACCACGGGGGGCTCGGTACTCGCCCTGGCGCACAACGGCAATTTGTCGAACGGCATCATGTTCCCCGTAGAAGCCCAGTACACGGGGAAGGAGATCGATTCAGACTATGTTCGCCTGCGTGGCAAGTGGGAGCCCATGTACGAGATCACCCAGATCAAGGGGGATGGAGAGGCGCACCCGCTGCTGTCACCGGATGACGCCTTTGCCGATTATGAAACCTGGGATGCAGGCAACCTCGATCTCTCCAAAGCCAAAACGGACGACATGCTTCAGTACGAGTATGCCCGGGAAGCGTTGAAGAATGGCTTGAAGCTGGAGATGCGGCATGGCACCAACCCTTACAAGTTTGGGCTGATAGGGTCCACCGACAGCCACACTGCGCTCTCGGCTATTGAGGAGGATAACTTTTTCGGCAAGGCGACGAACGTCGAACCCAATCCCAAGCGTATGGAGCATCCCTTCACGAAGACGGAACAAGGTGTGTTCGAGGGCTACGAACTCACAGCCTCGGGCTACACCGGTGTCTGGGCCACCGAAAATACCCGCGCAGCGATCTTTGATGCGATGGAGCGTAAAGAGGTGTACGGCACGACAGGGCCGCGCATGCTCGTTCGCTTTTTTGGTGGTTGGGACTACACACCTGAAGACATGAATAGCCGTCAACCAGCCCTCCGTGGTTATGAAAAGGGCGTGCCTATGGGCGACGACCTGCCAGACCGAACCGGCGACTCAGCGCCAACCTTTATGGTCTATGCGCTTCGCGACCCGATTGGCGCCAACCTCGACCGGATTCAGATCGTGAAAGGGTGGTTGGACAGCGATGGCGAGACCCACGAAAAGGTCTATGACGTTGCCTGGTCGCCGGGCAGGGAGCCTGATGCTGAGGGGGTTCTTCCTCCGGTTGGCAATACCGTGGATATTGAGAATGCTAACTGGATGAACACCATCGGTGCTTCGGAGCTGGGTACGGTCTGGAGCGACCCGGAATTCGATGCGTCCCAGTCGGCGTTTTACTACGCGCGGGTGCTCGAAATTCCGACCCCCCGTTGGGTGGTCTACGATGCCATGCGTTTCGATGTCGACATTCCGGAAGGGGCCGAGACGTCGGGGCAGGAACGGGCTTACACCTCGCCGATATGGTACTCCCCTGAATAG
- the yghU gene encoding glutathione-dependent disulfide-bond oxidoreductase: MTDPTYTPPKVWTWDTERGGAFANINRPIAGPTHDKELPVGEHPLQLYSLATPNGVKVTIMLEELLEKGIKEADYDAYPIRITEGDQFGSGFVEVNPNSKIPALLDRSVEPAIRVFESGSILLYLAEKFGEFLPSDIAKRTEALNWLFWQMGSAPLLGGGFGHFYAYAPEKYEYPINRFTMEVKRQLDVLDRQLATTKYIAGDEYTIADMAIWPWYGALVTNKVYDAAEFLEAHTYRNVIRWTEEIAHRPAVQRGRMVNRVWGDPGEQLHERHDASDFENRTEEKLAAILGHS; the protein is encoded by the coding sequence ATGACCGATCCTACCTACACCCCTCCCAAAGTCTGGACATGGGACACTGAGAGAGGCGGCGCATTTGCCAATATCAACCGTCCCATCGCCGGGCCAACTCATGACAAGGAGCTGCCGGTTGGCGAACATCCCTTGCAGCTTTATTCGCTGGCCACGCCGAATGGTGTAAAGGTCACGATCATGCTCGAGGAGCTCCTTGAGAAGGGGATAAAGGAAGCGGACTATGACGCCTACCCGATCCGGATCACTGAGGGCGATCAGTTCGGCAGTGGGTTTGTTGAGGTCAATCCCAACTCCAAGATTCCGGCGCTGCTGGACCGGAGTGTTGAACCTGCCATTCGCGTTTTCGAATCCGGTTCCATTCTGCTCTATCTGGCGGAAAAATTCGGTGAGTTCCTGCCCAGCGACATCGCGAAACGCACGGAGGCCCTGAATTGGTTGTTCTGGCAGATGGGCAGCGCGCCGCTGCTGGGTGGCGGCTTCGGACATTTCTACGCGTATGCGCCGGAGAAATACGAATACCCCATTAACCGCTTCACTATGGAGGTGAAAAGGCAACTCGACGTTCTGGATCGTCAGTTGGCCACTACCAAGTACATCGCCGGGGATGAGTACACCATCGCCGATATGGCGATCTGGCCCTGGTATGGCGCACTGGTAACCAACAAGGTCTACGATGCCGCCGAATTCCTTGAAGCCCACACCTACCGGAACGTGATCCGCTGGACCGAGGAAATCGCGCATCGCCCGGCGGTTCAGCGAGGCAGGATGGTTAACCGGGTCTGGGGCGATCCCGGGGAGCAGCTTCACGAACGTCACGACGCCAGTGACTTTGAAAACAGAACGGAAGAAAAGCTGGCGGCGATCCTCGGTCATTCCTGA
- a CDS encoding OmpA family protein has translation MMTRTLYTSIVIGLFTLMAGCASSPPYNATLDEARSAYLSIENDPDVARSGDSQLRAAKTELDRAEQLLEEDADDPRVEQAAYLALRHAQIAQQQGMRAALQEEVASAEERRRQMQLEMKTSEAEALRAEMAALKAEQTERGMVLTLGDVLFDLNEAELKASGERTVARLAEFMREYENRRVRVEGYTDSTGDEAYNQRLSERRAMAVYDALLGMGISSSRVEVEGYGEAYPVASNSTSSGRQQNRRVEIVISDEAGMIEGR, from the coding sequence ATGATGACGCGTACACTATACACAAGCATCGTGATCGGGCTGTTCACATTGATGGCCGGTTGTGCCAGCTCGCCCCCCTACAACGCCACGCTCGACGAGGCCCGGTCAGCCTATCTGAGTATCGAAAACGATCCGGATGTGGCGCGCAGCGGCGACAGCCAGCTGCGTGCCGCCAAGACTGAGCTGGATAGAGCCGAGCAGCTACTGGAAGAAGACGCCGATGATCCAAGGGTCGAGCAGGCAGCCTACCTGGCACTCCGACACGCGCAGATTGCCCAGCAGCAAGGCATGCGTGCGGCCCTGCAAGAGGAGGTCGCCTCTGCTGAAGAACGTCGCCGGCAGATGCAGTTGGAGATGAAAACCAGCGAAGCCGAAGCCCTCCGAGCCGAGATGGCAGCCCTCAAAGCCGAACAAACAGAACGCGGCATGGTACTCACCCTGGGTGATGTGCTGTTTGACCTGAACGAGGCCGAGCTGAAAGCCTCGGGCGAGCGCACGGTGGCCAGGCTGGCTGAATTCATGCGCGAATATGAGAACCGTCGGGTCAGGGTTGAAGGCTACACCGACAGCACGGGAGACGAGGCTTACAACCAGCGCCTTTCCGAGCGTCGCGCCATGGCCGTCTACGACGCTCTGCTGGGCATGGGCATCTCCAGCAGCCGGGTTGAAGTGGAAGGCTACGGTGAGGCCTACCCTGTCGCCAGCAACAGCACCAGCTCTGGGCGGCAGCAGAACCGCCGGGTCGAAATCGTCATTTCCGATGAAGCAGGGATGATCGAAGGCCGATAA
- a CDS encoding methyltransferase, TIGR04325 family, producing MFRRAKVFLHQVEQIPFINHALDRHYAKEFASATNVNWFKGVYPDFASAIADAPASKPLGYDNDAPASAEMYRFRMQAISPCDYPVAFWLNRLMEPNQKLLDFGGHVGVLYYALNKYLTFPEPFEWQIYDVPAVIREARKFASENSNSGHLSFIEDLAQAGANDWVLFSGSLQYVDEPLNSIIERLPYRPTYVLINMLPVHPRESYVTLQNISTAFCPYRIYGVGELFEDIQKLNGEVIDEWKNADKECVIPYHPDYSLDHYYGMLVRLKPLH from the coding sequence ATGTTCCGTCGAGCAAAGGTGTTTCTCCACCAAGTGGAGCAGATTCCGTTTATTAATCATGCGCTTGACCGGCATTACGCAAAGGAGTTTGCAAGCGCAACGAATGTAAACTGGTTTAAGGGTGTATACCCGGACTTCGCATCGGCTATCGCCGATGCGCCCGCCAGCAAACCGCTGGGGTATGACAACGACGCCCCGGCTTCCGCAGAGATGTACCGTTTTCGAATGCAGGCGATCTCGCCCTGTGACTACCCGGTTGCATTCTGGTTGAACCGACTGATGGAGCCAAACCAGAAATTGCTGGATTTTGGGGGCCACGTGGGCGTGCTGTATTACGCGCTGAACAAATACCTGACCTTTCCAGAGCCGTTTGAATGGCAGATCTATGACGTGCCGGCGGTCATCCGTGAGGCAAGGAAATTTGCCTCGGAAAACAGCAATTCCGGCCACCTGAGCTTTATCGAGGATCTGGCGCAGGCGGGGGCCAATGATTGGGTGCTGTTCTCCGGCTCACTGCAGTATGTCGACGAGCCGCTGAATTCGATCATAGAACGTCTGCCGTACCGGCCAACGTACGTACTGATTAATATGCTGCCGGTTCATCCACGGGAGAGTTACGTGACCTTGCAGAATATCAGCACAGCGTTCTGTCCTTACCGGATCTATGGGGTCGGGGAGCTGTTTGAGGATATACAGAAGCTCAATGGCGAGGTGATCGACGAGTGGAAGAACGCCGATAAGGAATGTGTCATTCCCTATCACCCGGATTATTCACTGGATCATTACTACGGAATGCTGGTTCGTTTGAAACCATTGCACTGA
- a CDS encoding DUF4398 domain-containing protein, producing the protein MKPHKLIPRTFVILALTSGLMACAGPGPKPTSELQLAQTSIQQAEANDARQFDPVLLNQAQNKLADARELIDKPDPDEEDYTEARRLLEQAAVDAQLAGARAETEKAQRAVAEISRSIEDLQNQLEMDQQ; encoded by the coding sequence ATGAAGCCGCACAAACTGATACCACGTACATTCGTGATACTTGCCCTGACTTCAGGGTTGATGGCCTGTGCCGGGCCCGGCCCCAAGCCAACCAGCGAGCTGCAATTAGCGCAGACCTCCATCCAGCAGGCTGAAGCGAACGATGCTCGGCAATTCGATCCCGTGTTGTTGAATCAGGCCCAGAACAAACTGGCTGATGCCCGCGAGTTGATCGATAAACCGGACCCCGATGAGGAGGACTACACCGAAGCGAGACGGCTGCTGGAACAGGCTGCAGTCGATGCGCAGCTGGCCGGAGCCCGCGCCGAGACAGAAAAAGCCCAGCGCGCCGTGGCTGAGATCAGTCGTAGTATCGAAGACCTTCAGAATCAACTCGAGATGGATCAACAGTGA